The following coding sequences lie in one Spirosoma sp. KUDC1026 genomic window:
- a CDS encoding 30S ribosomal protein S16 yields the protein MAVKIRLSRRGRKKMAIYDIVVAQSTSPRDGRFIEKIGSYNPNTDPSTVVLKSDRAVHWLMVGAQPTDTARSVLSHEGIMYRKHLQVGVNKGAITQDQADEKFNTWKDDKENRKADAATTKTQSKEQARAARLEAERKVNETRAEAIAKKNKVEEPEAPVAEEAPAAEAAEAPEAAAPEETPAAE from the coding sequence ATGGCTGTCAAAATCCGTTTATCGCGTCGTGGACGCAAAAAAATGGCTATCTACGACATCGTCGTAGCCCAATCGACTTCTCCTCGTGATGGTCGTTTCATTGAAAAAATCGGTTCGTACAACCCAAATACCGACCCGTCGACGGTTGTTCTGAAATCGGATCGCGCCGTACACTGGCTGATGGTAGGTGCACAACCAACCGATACCGCTCGTTCGGTACTGTCGCACGAAGGTATCATGTACCGCAAACACCTGCAGGTTGGCGTTAACAAAGGCGCTATCACGCAGGATCAGGCTGATGAGAAATTCAACACCTGGAAAGACGACAAAGAAAATCGGAAGGCTGACGCAGCGACGACCAAAACGCAAAGCAAAGAGCAGGCTCGTGCCGCTCGTCTGGAAGCTGAGCGTAAAGTAAACGAAACGCGCGCTGAAGCAATTGCGAAGAAAAACAAAGTTGAAGAGCCAGAAGCTCCCGTAGCTGAAGAAGCTCCTGCGGCTGAGGCAGCAGAAGCTCCAGAAGCAGCTGCTCCGGAAGAAACTCCCGCAGCGGAATAG
- the rimM gene encoding ribosome maturation factor RimM (Essential for efficient processing of 16S rRNA): MTKDDCYQVGHITKTHGVSGELVLFLDVDDASEYADLDSVLLEVKGELVPYFIESIAIVKGSRAIIAFEDIDTIEQAERLINCGAFLPLDNLEPITDETRFYFHEIVGYQVVDVTEGELGTVLGVYAMNAQDLIAMDYQGKEVLIPINSEIVRTVDRANKKLNVALPEGLLAIYMEEDSKDKPEVDGDLDETDED, encoded by the coding sequence GTGACTAAAGACGACTGTTATCAGGTAGGCCACATCACCAAGACGCACGGCGTTAGTGGTGAACTCGTGCTATTTCTGGATGTTGACGACGCCAGCGAATATGCGGATCTGGATTCGGTACTGCTGGAAGTGAAGGGCGAGCTGGTGCCGTACTTCATTGAATCCATCGCTATTGTGAAAGGCAGCCGCGCCATCATTGCCTTTGAAGATATTGACACCATTGAGCAGGCCGAACGGCTCATCAATTGCGGGGCCTTTCTGCCGCTGGACAACCTGGAGCCCATCACCGACGAAACCCGTTTCTACTTCCACGAAATTGTGGGGTATCAGGTGGTCGACGTTACCGAAGGCGAACTGGGTACTGTGCTGGGCGTTTATGCGATGAACGCGCAGGATCTGATCGCTATGGATTATCAGGGCAAAGAGGTTCTGATTCCGATTAACAGCGAGATTGTCCGGACGGTAGACCGGGCGAATAAAAAACTTAACGTTGCCCTGCCCGAAGGCTTGCTGGCTATCTACATGGAAGAGGATAGCAAGGACAAGCCCGAGGTAGATGGTGATCTGGACGAGACGGATGAGGATTGA
- the trmD gene encoding tRNA (guanosine(37)-N1)-methyltransferase TrmD: MRIDIITCLPRLLDSFFAHSILQRAQQGGYVEVVVHDLRDYTADKHRRVDDYAFGGGAGMVMQIEPIANCIRSLQAERTYDEIIYMTPDGARLNQQTTNALSLKQNLIILCGHYKGVDERARELFVTKEISIGDYVLSGGELAACVLSDAIIRLLPGVLNDETSALTDSFQDNLLAPPVYTRPAEFEGHRVPDILLSGHEAKIDEWRHEQALARTRTRRPDLLEP; encoded by the coding sequence ATGAGGATTGATATCATTACCTGCCTGCCCCGGCTGCTGGACAGCTTTTTTGCGCATTCCATTCTGCAACGGGCGCAGCAGGGCGGTTACGTAGAGGTTGTGGTGCATGACCTGCGCGACTATACGGCCGATAAACACCGGCGGGTGGACGACTATGCCTTTGGCGGGGGCGCGGGTATGGTGATGCAGATTGAGCCGATTGCCAACTGCATCCGGTCGCTTCAGGCCGAGCGGACCTACGACGAAATTATTTACATGACGCCCGACGGTGCGCGGCTGAATCAGCAGACAACCAACGCGCTGTCGCTGAAACAGAATTTGATTATCCTCTGCGGCCATTACAAAGGCGTGGACGAGCGTGCCCGAGAGCTGTTCGTAACGAAAGAAATAAGCATCGGCGATTACGTCTTGTCGGGGGGAGAATTAGCTGCCTGTGTACTGTCCGACGCGATTATTCGCTTGCTTCCCGGTGTTCTGAATGACGAAACGTCAGCTCTGACCGATTCCTTTCAGGATAACTTACTCGCCCCACCGGTCTACACCCGTCCGGCCGAATTTGAAGGGCATCGGGTACCGGACATTCTGCTGTCGGGCCACGAAGCCAAAATTGACGAGTGGCGCCACGAGCAGGCTCTTGCCCGTACCCGCACCCGACGGCCTGATTTGCTGGAGCCGTAA
- a CDS encoding AbrB/MazE/SpoVT family DNA-binding domain-containing protein has protein sequence MIQTIRKIGNSQGILLPKNLLQQAGIEESVDVALTDEGVLLKPLKKHPRDGWDNAFKAAEEAGDEPDNDLFDGAGNKFDQEEWTW, from the coding sequence ATGATACAGACAATTCGTAAGATCGGGAATTCGCAGGGCATCTTATTACCCAAAAATTTATTGCAGCAGGCTGGTATCGAAGAATCTGTTGACGTAGCACTTACCGATGAAGGGGTCTTGCTGAAGCCGCTCAAAAAACATCCTCGTGATGGTTGGGATAACGCGTTTAAAGCCGCCGAGGAAGCTGGCGATGAACCAGATAACGATCTGTTCGATGGTGCGGGCAATAAGTTCGACCAGGAGGAATGGACGTGGTAA
- a CDS encoding type II toxin-antitoxin system PemK/MazF family toxin, producing the protein MDVVIHRFDIWLVSLDPTKGSEIAKTRPCLVVSPDEVNRRLNTVLIAPMTSTRKLYPTRINTHFAGQDGQIALDQLRSVDKTRLVKRLGSLDDSVCQEVCQTLVALFVY; encoded by the coding sequence ATGGACGTGGTAATCCATCGCTTTGACATCTGGCTGGTCTCATTGGACCCGACCAAGGGTAGTGAGATTGCCAAGACGCGTCCTTGTTTAGTCGTATCTCCTGACGAAGTTAATCGGCGGCTGAATACAGTTCTCATTGCCCCGATGACCAGTACCCGTAAGCTCTACCCAACACGAATCAATACGCACTTTGCCGGTCAGGACGGGCAGATCGCGCTGGATCAACTTCGATCCGTAGACAAAACCCGTCTGGTAAAGCGATTGGGTAGTTTAGATGATTCAGTTTGCCAAGAAGTTTGTCAGACACTGGTGGCGCTGTTTGTCTATTGA
- a CDS encoding SWIM zinc finger domain-containing protein yields MQPLTDSDYTYTSASTFTDSEQGNTLLLSHQTELDEVNNIPCFFWGRLREPYLISRCLMTIAKTVRSRFALTSQELMALRDPIVTAGSGQVRFEGFSSCNGVYARLDILPEGLDGEFLASGTTNVDFNEPMLNALNSITQTETMVLSVGQRSVTVISATAKVVERKVTLPNRWIKGLTSVQFYLAEMQPVFTLTKAQSIQLFQSLPKSTVKADLFIVQRAGKYLFSPLQQGKTVRIGGAHRLRLLEGLLPFIHSLTIYQSQDEQAAGFVLHLGSLQMVFAFSADAYRGFSGEGKALEHLINGLPLELIVGVNSLLKANEAFNPSMLALENDVSFGDMDTLVANLSSIGLLGFDLVNNQHFYRRLPFKTQRILSLNPRLKNARKLVADNDITINVRKSGYLEATVQGSSGLFHKVVIENDRARCTCDWFTNHQGKRGLCKHVLAVRMLE; encoded by the coding sequence ATGCAACCATTAACTGACAGCGATTACACTTATACCTCGGCCTCAACCTTTACCGACAGTGAGCAGGGAAATACGCTGCTGTTGTCGCACCAGACCGAACTTGATGAGGTCAATAACATTCCCTGTTTCTTTTGGGGACGACTACGCGAGCCTTATCTAATCTCCCGGTGCCTGATGACAATCGCCAAAACCGTTCGGTCGCGTTTTGCCCTGACCAGTCAGGAGTTAATGGCGTTACGCGACCCTATTGTAACAGCAGGGTCCGGACAGGTCCGTTTTGAAGGTTTTTCGTCATGCAACGGTGTATACGCCCGGCTGGATATTCTACCAGAAGGTCTGGATGGTGAATTCCTAGCGAGCGGCACTACAAACGTTGACTTTAACGAACCCATGCTTAACGCCCTCAACAGCATCACCCAAACAGAGACGATGGTCTTGTCTGTCGGGCAGCGATCGGTTACCGTTATTAGCGCAACCGCTAAAGTCGTTGAACGCAAGGTCACCTTACCGAACCGGTGGATCAAAGGGCTGACCAGCGTGCAGTTCTATCTGGCGGAGATGCAGCCGGTGTTCACGCTGACCAAGGCGCAATCTATCCAGTTGTTTCAGAGCCTGCCGAAGAGCACCGTCAAGGCCGATTTGTTCATCGTTCAGCGAGCCGGAAAATATCTCTTTTCACCCTTGCAACAGGGAAAAACAGTCCGGATTGGCGGTGCCCACCGGCTACGTTTACTCGAAGGACTGCTCCCATTCATCCACAGTCTGACCATTTACCAGAGCCAGGATGAACAGGCGGCTGGCTTTGTTCTCCACCTCGGCTCGCTCCAGATGGTGTTTGCATTCTCGGCGGATGCGTACCGGGGATTTTCGGGAGAAGGCAAGGCGCTCGAACACCTGATCAACGGCCTGCCTCTGGAGCTGATCGTAGGCGTCAACAGCCTCCTGAAGGCCAACGAAGCATTCAACCCAAGTATGCTGGCTCTGGAAAACGACGTCTCCTTCGGCGATATGGACACGCTGGTCGCTAACCTTTCGAGTATTGGTCTGCTGGGCTTCGACCTGGTTAATAATCAGCATTTCTACCGTCGACTGCCGTTCAAAACACAGCGTATCCTGAGCCTGAATCCGCGACTAAAAAACGCCCGCAAGCTCGTTGCCGACAATGATATTACGATTAACGTTCGTAAATCGGGGTATCTTGAAGCGACGGTTCAGGGCAGCAGCGGCCTCTTTCACAAAGTCGTTATCGAGAATGACCGCGCCCGTTGTACCTGCGACTGGTTCACCAACCACCAGGGGAAACGGGGGCTCTGCAAACACGTACTGGCCGTACGAATGCTTGAATAG
- a CDS encoding DUF6493 family protein — translation MTRYFTCINDSSSKFWQLDIEATRVLITYGKLDTAGQSLTKAFDSTEQCQQAVDKLIREKTRKGYIESGSDVAAPATSEPSRSNSTSTSSLEQQKAILDRYDQIIRDTQTYQLLPFLQSVDKLHYPALRKKVKEAKKYWCDTVTEHGSTRWGTRGTNGQKTIVSLSALAVLPFSDIKGFDLYWLLAGEEWSIYTRPILLWARPQWLTEFLTTDNQKNRWHILDYRQLRELENENLITYQPELFAASVVSITTYDHRTRTYSNITDQQNFLASDPVVLNREIPSLFDYPVSTDASTYMPNSPSGNTESVSVWSQLFSRLLSEGKLDRLWFFEKCLSVQTKDLNTSLRLFYRKQVEAAAPTAAELLALQTSILPLLAAQHPHVVNWAISLLKAVYTAPDFCVNQLLDWTPSVMMRSDCKTGLKTLLTIFERFLKTQPDYRPKISFLLADVFALNDLSLQTKAATLLAKYGDPTDEDLQYQLQSYSDQILGQVAETLRPFLKIITVQPDDVNQPVDYTYAPSSKREQRLIPGQEVALPATWNDFLFLIGKFFGSDKPLDMEILMNTLVLPPTDIPADFRDQLAVYQKKLDNSYFASGITKRCLGFYLNYWLSGTQDDTVIQSALNQVITDNKRDFVSVIGRRMMHLHQKRTSNATLPLLSMPTHAPHWISPTTLLARLVAYQQQNEPINQLDLAIAIARMPRENTAEAVLLCDQLSGNLKPLMAFCLGVSDDLVLPRQSTVSSLLSVFKSDNSIAEQQAVWAVAARTFYPDADFPTLMDVSFANTPNVAQPFVPTYAIRTERASWENYFTGRPEYGAPYQQLTVSFPAQQRLLPVLLYSNDLSGNNLNWNFANLSPVDTAYCYSLIPQRPESLFTLIAKHSCTSADLGVSVTPTLQLMLQPGFQFRHLSLLTLACGLLAKKREQGTLAAEVLIHHVSEQTLDVVQLGHQLGYLLANTYAPLQRLIDGLNLVRDVSPLHNKALLLITDALFSSLTALSTPPKNTRKLLEIYFDLLVKLNESPAEATIVVLHSWQQNNSVKALCTSILALG, via the coding sequence ATGACACGCTATTTTACCTGTATTAATGACTCGTCCAGTAAGTTCTGGCAGCTTGATATCGAAGCTACCCGTGTTCTCATTACGTATGGCAAACTTGACACGGCAGGCCAAAGCCTGACTAAAGCATTCGACTCGACCGAACAATGCCAACAGGCTGTCGATAAGCTGATTCGGGAGAAAACAAGAAAGGGATACATTGAATCAGGTTCTGACGTGGCCGCTCCTGCCACGTCAGAACCATCCAGAAGCAACAGCACAAGTACAAGCAGTCTGGAACAGCAGAAAGCTATTCTGGACCGGTACGATCAGATCATCCGGGACACACAGACATACCAGCTTTTGCCATTCCTGCAAAGCGTCGACAAATTGCATTATCCAGCACTGAGAAAGAAAGTCAAGGAAGCCAAAAAATACTGGTGCGATACGGTTACCGAGCATGGTAGCACCCGGTGGGGAACCCGGGGCACTAACGGCCAGAAAACAATTGTCAGCCTGTCTGCTCTGGCAGTTTTGCCTTTCTCGGATATCAAAGGCTTTGACCTCTATTGGTTGCTAGCTGGCGAAGAATGGTCTATCTATACACGGCCCATTTTATTATGGGCGCGTCCTCAATGGCTAACGGAATTCCTGACTACCGACAATCAGAAAAATCGCTGGCATATCCTCGACTATCGGCAGTTACGAGAGCTAGAAAACGAAAACCTGATTACGTACCAGCCCGAATTATTTGCCGCTTCAGTCGTAAGCATAACGACATACGATCACCGGACACGCACGTATAGCAACATCACGGATCAACAGAACTTTCTCGCGTCAGACCCTGTCGTTCTGAATCGGGAGATACCCAGTTTATTCGATTACCCGGTTTCTACAGATGCCAGCACGTATATGCCAAACAGCCCTTCAGGCAATACTGAATCTGTTTCGGTCTGGTCCCAACTCTTCTCCCGGCTCCTCTCAGAAGGAAAACTTGACCGCCTGTGGTTTTTCGAGAAGTGTCTGAGCGTGCAGACAAAAGACTTGAACACAAGTTTACGCCTGTTCTATCGGAAGCAGGTCGAAGCAGCGGCCCCTACCGCTGCTGAATTGCTTGCCTTACAGACAAGTATTTTGCCCTTGCTGGCCGCGCAGCATCCACACGTAGTGAACTGGGCCATTAGTCTATTGAAAGCCGTCTACACCGCGCCTGATTTTTGCGTTAACCAATTGCTCGACTGGACTCCGTCAGTGATGATGCGGTCGGACTGCAAAACAGGACTCAAAACGCTGTTGACCATTTTCGAGCGGTTCCTGAAAACACAACCTGATTACCGACCGAAAATATCCTTCCTGCTGGCCGATGTGTTTGCCCTGAACGATCTCTCGCTGCAAACCAAAGCAGCGACCTTATTAGCAAAATATGGTGACCCAACCGATGAAGACCTGCAATACCAGCTTCAGTCGTATTCCGATCAGATACTGGGTCAGGTTGCGGAAACGCTTCGACCGTTCCTGAAAATCATCACTGTGCAGCCCGACGACGTAAACCAGCCTGTTGACTATACGTATGCCCCGTCGTCCAAACGGGAACAGCGGCTTATCCCCGGCCAGGAAGTAGCCTTACCTGCCACCTGGAATGATTTCCTGTTTCTAATCGGTAAGTTCTTTGGCTCTGACAAGCCACTAGATATGGAAATCCTTATGAACACACTCGTGCTGCCCCCCACTGATATACCGGCTGATTTTCGGGATCAGCTGGCCGTCTATCAGAAAAAACTGGACAACAGCTATTTCGCGTCGGGCATAACCAAACGGTGTCTTGGTTTCTACCTGAATTATTGGCTATCTGGCACCCAGGACGATACTGTTATACAGAGCGCCTTAAACCAGGTAATAACAGATAATAAACGGGACTTCGTATCGGTAATTGGCCGACGAATGATGCACCTCCATCAAAAGCGAACGAGTAACGCTACGTTACCGCTGTTGAGCATGCCGACACACGCTCCCCACTGGATTTCGCCGACTACGTTGCTGGCACGGCTGGTGGCCTATCAGCAACAGAATGAACCCATCAACCAGCTCGATTTAGCCATTGCCATTGCCCGAATGCCCCGTGAAAATACCGCCGAAGCCGTCCTGCTTTGTGATCAGCTGTCGGGAAATCTGAAACCCCTGATGGCGTTTTGTCTCGGCGTGTCAGACGATTTAGTGCTACCCCGGCAAAGCACAGTCAGTAGTCTGCTGTCGGTTTTCAAATCCGACAACTCTATTGCTGAACAGCAGGCGGTTTGGGCGGTGGCAGCCCGCACATTCTACCCGGATGCTGACTTTCCAACCCTTATGGACGTATCGTTTGCCAACACTCCGAACGTAGCACAACCGTTTGTGCCCACCTATGCCATCAGGACGGAGCGGGCTTCGTGGGAAAACTATTTCACCGGCCGGCCAGAGTACGGAGCTCCTTACCAGCAATTAACGGTATCGTTTCCGGCTCAGCAGCGTTTATTGCCTGTTCTTCTATATAGCAATGACCTCTCAGGAAATAACCTTAACTGGAATTTTGCAAACCTGTCGCCAGTCGACACAGCGTATTGTTATAGTCTGATACCTCAGCGGCCAGAATCTTTGTTCACACTCATTGCTAAACATAGCTGTACTAGTGCTGATCTAGGTGTGTCTGTAACGCCGACCTTACAGCTTATGCTGCAACCGGGTTTTCAGTTTCGCCACCTATCGCTACTGACGCTGGCCTGTGGCTTACTGGCGAAGAAGCGGGAACAGGGTACCCTGGCAGCCGAAGTACTTATTCACCATGTTAGCGAACAGACGCTTGATGTCGTTCAGCTTGGCCATCAATTAGGCTACCTGCTCGCCAATACGTATGCGCCCCTACAGCGGCTGATTGACGGCCTGAACCTGGTTAGAGATGTTAGTCCGCTTCACAATAAAGCCCTGCTTTTGATCACCGACGCCTTGTTCTCATCACTGACAGCTCTGTCGACTCCGCCAAAGAACACCAGGAAGCTACTGGAAATCTATTTTGATCTGCTGGTAAAACTGAACGAGTCCCCAGCCGAAGCAACGATAGTGGTTTTACATAGCTGGCAGCAAAACAATTCCGTGAAGGCACTTTGTACCAGCATTTTAGCGCTCGGTTAA
- a CDS encoding SusC/RagA family TonB-linked outer membrane protein yields MKQGVFLRTTVWQTVVGVGLLPCVLAGPLAGTGYARPIPRTVTLRLANPKEVTVRGTVLASDNKETLPGVSVIVKGTQRGTNTDARGQFELTVPGPETVLVFSFVGYLPQEVTVGNRTQFDVVLQADNKSLDEVVVVGYGTQKKENLTGSVDQISSEVLQNRSLTNLSQGLQGVIPNLNIIPGDGKPTQSPSYNIRGTTSIGQGGSALVLIDNVEGDPSRLNPNDIASISVLKDAASAAIYGARAAFGVVLITTKNPTKEKTSLTYSLNHSIKSPTTVPDFVTDGYTFAKMFNEGWSAWNDYSQTPQNVNKTVKFSPAYLTEFERRANDPSLPKTEVNAAGEYVYYENTDWYRELYKKSLSATEHNLTFTGSSGKADFYVTGRYFGQDGLFRYNSDDYRLLNLRAKGSIQVFPWLRITNNADFSSMKYHNPLNVGEGGSIWRNIADEGHTMAPMFNPDGTLTYSAAYTVGDFWYGKNGIDMDRRVFRNTVSVATQFFNDKLRIKGDFTFQTTDNDELQTRVPVPYSRRPGVIEYVGTNTNDIQNNSRNTQYMATNLYGEYEPRFSQNHYVKLLAGLNFEQSNFNRLQVLRNGLIYEDASNINLALGQSVSTLGEQEKWAVLGTFYRLNYSFKDRYLLEFNGRYDGSSKFPANQRFAFFPSVSAGWRLSGEPFWHVSDKLITDLKFRASYGSLGNGSIASYSFQERFGITQSGRVLNGVRPQQTTQPNVLPDGLTWETSTTQNIGLDLGMLSNRLTFTGDAYVRRTTDMFTVGMTQPAIFGTSVPKGNYADLRTTGWEATIAWQDRFNVASKPFNYNVRFTVGDYQAKITRYNNPTRLLTDYYAGQTVGEIWGYTTDGFFRSVDEINSSAKQTLIKASTSGQLLPGDIKFRDVNGDGVINNGDNTVGNPGDRRVIGNSTPRYTYSAVLGADWNNFFFSTIFQGIGKQDWWPGQEAANFWGQYNRPYNKIPTWQLGNIWSESNPDAYLPRYRGYTAQNGSGELAQAQTKYLQNVAYVRLKNIQIGYNLPSKLVGRAGMSTARVFFSGENLWSWSPFYRITRDIDIENIGRSDQTVTDGNSGNGYNYPILKSFTMGLSATF; encoded by the coding sequence ATGAAACAAGGTGTATTCTTAAGAACTACCGTCTGGCAGACCGTCGTAGGCGTTGGGCTGTTGCCCTGCGTACTGGCGGGCCCGCTGGCTGGGACTGGTTATGCCCGACCAATTCCGCGGACCGTCACATTACGTTTGGCTAATCCGAAGGAAGTGACGGTACGAGGAACCGTACTGGCGTCGGATAACAAAGAAACGCTGCCCGGCGTGAGCGTGATTGTGAAAGGCACGCAGCGGGGGACCAACACCGACGCCCGTGGGCAGTTTGAGCTGACAGTGCCGGGTCCGGAAACAGTACTGGTATTTAGCTTCGTGGGTTACCTGCCTCAGGAAGTAACGGTGGGCAACCGGACCCAGTTTGACGTCGTGCTCCAGGCCGACAACAAATCGCTGGATGAGGTTGTCGTGGTCGGGTACGGCACGCAGAAGAAAGAAAACCTGACCGGATCGGTCGATCAGATCAGCAGCGAGGTGCTGCAGAACCGTTCGCTGACGAACCTGTCGCAGGGCCTGCAGGGCGTTATTCCTAACCTGAACATCATTCCGGGTGACGGAAAACCAACGCAGTCGCCGAGCTACAACATCCGGGGGACAACCTCGATCGGGCAGGGCGGTAGTGCACTTGTCCTGATTGACAACGTAGAAGGTGATCCCAGTCGTTTGAATCCGAATGACATTGCCAGCATTTCGGTGCTGAAAGATGCGGCTTCGGCGGCTATCTACGGGGCGCGGGCTGCGTTCGGGGTGGTGCTGATTACGACAAAAAACCCGACGAAAGAGAAAACAAGTCTGACCTATTCGCTGAATCATTCGATCAAGAGCCCAACGACTGTGCCGGACTTCGTGACCGATGGCTACACGTTTGCGAAGATGTTCAACGAGGGCTGGTCGGCCTGGAACGATTACTCGCAGACGCCCCAGAACGTTAACAAAACAGTTAAGTTTTCGCCTGCCTACCTGACGGAGTTCGAGCGTCGTGCCAACGACCCAAGCCTGCCAAAAACGGAGGTGAACGCAGCCGGTGAGTACGTGTATTACGAAAATACGGACTGGTACCGGGAGCTGTACAAAAAGAGCCTGAGCGCTACCGAACATAACCTGACGTTCACGGGCAGCAGCGGCAAGGCTGATTTCTACGTAACAGGGCGCTACTTCGGGCAGGATGGTTTATTTCGCTATAATTCAGATGATTACCGGTTGCTGAACCTGCGGGCTAAAGGGTCGATCCAGGTATTTCCCTGGTTACGGATCACCAATAACGCTGATTTCTCGTCCATGAAGTACCACAACCCACTGAACGTGGGTGAGGGTGGTAGTATCTGGCGGAACATTGCCGACGAAGGCCACACGATGGCACCGATGTTTAACCCGGACGGTACGCTGACCTACTCGGCGGCTTACACGGTAGGTGACTTCTGGTACGGCAAAAACGGCATCGATATGGATCGCCGGGTGTTCCGGAATACGGTAAGTGTGGCTACGCAGTTCTTCAACGACAAACTGCGCATCAAAGGTGATTTTACGTTCCAGACGACCGACAACGACGAATTGCAAACCCGCGTACCGGTGCCTTACAGCCGCCGGCCGGGCGTGATCGAATACGTGGGTACGAACACGAACGACATCCAGAACAACTCCCGCAACACGCAGTACATGGCCACCAACCTCTACGGTGAGTACGAGCCCCGGTTCAGCCAGAACCACTACGTTAAACTGCTGGCCGGTCTGAACTTCGAGCAGTCGAACTTTAACCGCCTGCAGGTGCTGCGGAACGGGCTGATCTACGAAGACGCGAGCAACATCAACCTGGCACTGGGTCAGTCCGTTAGTACGCTGGGCGAACAGGAGAAATGGGCGGTTCTGGGTACGTTCTACCGATTGAACTACTCGTTCAAAGACCGCTATCTGCTGGAATTCAACGGTCGGTACGATGGGTCGTCGAAGTTTCCGGCCAACCAGCGGTTTGCCTTCTTTCCGTCGGTATCGGCGGGCTGGCGTCTGTCGGGCGAACCGTTCTGGCACGTATCGGATAAACTGATTACCGACCTGAAATTCCGGGCGTCGTACGGCTCACTGGGGAACGGAAGCATTGCATCGTATTCATTTCAGGAACGGTTTGGTATTACGCAATCTGGGCGGGTGCTTAACGGCGTTCGGCCGCAGCAAACGACCCAGCCGAACGTACTGCCCGATGGTCTGACCTGGGAAACCTCGACCACCCAGAACATCGGTCTGGATCTGGGCATGCTGTCGAACCGTCTGACGTTCACGGGGGATGCCTACGTCCGCCGGACGACCGACATGTTTACGGTAGGAATGACCCAGCCAGCTATTTTTGGTACGTCAGTACCGAAAGGCAACTACGCCGATCTGCGCACGACGGGCTGGGAAGCGACAATCGCCTGGCAGGACCGGTTCAACGTAGCGTCGAAGCCATTCAACTACAACGTTCGCTTTACGGTAGGGGACTATCAGGCCAAAATCACGCGCTACAACAACCCTACCCGTCTGCTGACAGACTATTACGCTGGCCAGACGGTGGGCGAAATCTGGGGCTACACGACCGACGGTTTCTTCCGGTCGGTTGACGAGATCAACAGTTCGGCCAAGCAAACGCTGATCAAAGCGTCGACCAGCGGTCAGCTGCTGCCCGGTGATATCAAATTCCGCGACGTAAACGGCGATGGCGTCATCAATAACGGCGACAATACGGTAGGCAACCCCGGCGACCGCAGGGTGATCGGTAACTCAACTCCGCGCTATACGTACAGCGCCGTGCTGGGTGCTGATTGGAACAACTTCTTCTTCTCGACCATCTTCCAGGGTATCGGCAAGCAGGACTGGTGGCCTGGTCAGGAAGCGGCCAATTTCTGGGGGCAGTACAACCGGCCATATAACAAAATCCCGACCTGGCAACTGGGTAATATCTGGTCGGAAAGCAACCCGGATGCCTACCTGCCCCGTTACCGTGGCTATACTGCGCAGAACGGTTCAGGAGAACTGGCCCAGGCGCAGACCAAATACCTGCAGAACGTAGCGTATGTGCGGCTGAAAAACATTCAGATTGGCTACAACCTGCCGTCAAAACTGGTTGGTCGTGCCGGTATGAGCACGGCGCGGGTCTTCTTCTCGGGTGAAAACTTGTGGTCGTGGTCGCCTTTCTACCGGATTACGCGTGATATCGATATCGAAAACATCGGCCGTTCTGACCAGACCGTAACGGATGGTAACAGCGGTAACGGGTATAACTACCCCATCCTGAAAAGCTTTACGATGGGTCTCTCGGCTACATTCTAA